A single genomic interval of uncultured Pseudodesulfovibrio sp. harbors:
- a CDS encoding PAS domain-containing sensor histidine kinase has product MSSDKPNIKKPFFSSRSISRDLTASLVVIVLVVATTMGGYIYWQQGKEMWETAEEKGEDTITSVAEILAVPIWNLDYDNARLIGSVYTHDDMVQGIRIYGSRNEVVFAHEKFSGSQADFSKVRSIVFEGRTIGRAEIDFTLARDKKRLDEQMLVSTLIIVVAISVILAITGLLLRVFLNKPLQVLQQGIARVAKGDFSYEFGEVYHAELLEIAKRFRRMSAEIEAREKKLQAMNKTLQEAEEKYRGIFENAIEGIFQATPDGVLRRANPAMARIFGYESLDEFLSNVRSLGSRIMVNPDHMQAFYEQVRERGEVKRFEAEYYRRDGKTIWGSLNARAIYNDVGEFTFIEGILEDITDRKKAEQDLADLNRHLEQLVRERTEDLVNKAQELEDANQRLRELDEMKSAFLSSVSHELRTPLTSILGFSKLLHKEFAKNFVPLAADSKSLTKKGDRIQENLSIISHEGERLTRLINDVLDLNKIESGRMGWRDERLDMAEIVNVATNAVAGMFADNPNLELVTEVDQGLPIVIADPDRMQQILINLLNNAAKFTNTGQVSVKAFPRFGQIRVEVADTGVGIQPEDQAQIFEKFHQTRSDTMEDKPKGTGLGLTICREIIEHYGGRIWVESEVGVGSTFIFTLPSAS; this is encoded by the coding sequence ATGAGTTCAGATAAACCGAATATAAAAAAGCCCTTCTTTTCAAGCCGGTCCATCTCCCGGGATCTGACGGCGAGTCTTGTCGTTATCGTCCTGGTCGTGGCAACGACCATGGGCGGCTACATCTACTGGCAGCAAGGCAAGGAGATGTGGGAAACCGCTGAGGAGAAAGGCGAAGACACCATCACCAGCGTGGCGGAGATTCTTGCCGTTCCCATCTGGAATCTCGATTACGACAACGCCCGCCTGATCGGTTCCGTCTACACCCATGACGACATGGTGCAAGGCATCCGCATCTACGGATCGCGCAACGAGGTCGTCTTTGCCCACGAAAAATTTTCCGGGTCGCAGGCGGATTTCAGCAAGGTCCGCTCCATTGTTTTCGAAGGCCGCACCATCGGCCGCGCGGAAATAGACTTCACCCTCGCCCGTGACAAGAAACGGCTCGATGAGCAGATGCTTGTGTCCACGCTTATCATCGTGGTCGCCATCTCGGTCATTCTCGCCATCACCGGCCTGCTGCTGCGCGTCTTCCTGAACAAGCCGCTTCAGGTCCTCCAACAGGGCATCGCCCGTGTTGCCAAGGGCGATTTCTCGTATGAGTTCGGCGAGGTCTACCACGCGGAGCTGCTGGAAATCGCCAAGCGGTTCCGGCGCATGTCCGCTGAAATCGAAGCGCGTGAAAAGAAACTGCAAGCCATGAACAAGACCTTGCAGGAAGCCGAGGAAAAATACCGCGGCATCTTTGAAAACGCCATCGAAGGCATTTTTCAGGCCACGCCCGACGGTGTGCTGCGCCGCGCCAACCCGGCCATGGCCCGCATCTTCGGGTACGAGTCACTGGACGAATTCCTCTCCAACGTGCGGTCGCTCGGTTCCCGCATCATGGTCAACCCCGACCACATGCAGGCCTTTTACGAACAGGTGCGCGAACGGGGTGAGGTCAAGCGGTTCGAAGCGGAATACTACCGCCGCGACGGCAAGACCATCTGGGGTTCGCTCAACGCCCGCGCCATTTACAACGACGTCGGCGAGTTCACCTTCATCGAAGGCATTCTCGAAGACATCACGGACCGCAAGAAAGCCGAACAGGATCTGGCGGACCTCAACCGCCATCTGGAACAGCTTGTCCGGGAACGCACCGAAGACCTCGTCAACAAGGCGCAGGAACTGGAGGACGCCAACCAGCGTCTGCGGGAACTGGATGAAATGAAATCCGCATTTCTCTCTTCCGTCTCCCATGAGCTGCGGACACCGCTGACATCCATTCTCGGCTTCTCCAAGCTGCTCCACAAGGAGTTTGCCAAAAACTTCGTGCCGCTGGCCGCCGATTCGAAATCCCTGACCAAAAAGGGTGACCGGATTCAGGAAAACCTGTCCATCATCAGCCACGAAGGCGAACGGTTGACCCGTCTCATCAACGACGTGCTCGACCTCAACAAGATCGAATCCGGCCGCATGGGATGGCGTGACGAACGCCTCGACATGGCCGAAATAGTGAACGTGGCAACCAACGCCGTTGCCGGCATGTTCGCGGACAATCCGAATCTCGAACTCGTGACCGAAGTGGATCAGGGCTTGCCGATCGTCATCGCCGACCCCGACCGCATGCAGCAGATTCTCATCAACCTGCTCAACAATGCGGCCAAGTTCACCAACACGGGACAGGTCTCGGTCAAGGCGTTCCCGCGCTTCGGACAAATTCGCGTCGAAGTCGCGGACACGGGCGTGGGCATCCAGCCCGAAGATCAGGCGCAGATATTCGAGAAATTCCACCAGACCCGCTCCGACACCATGGAAGACAAACCCAAGGGAACCGGCCTCGGCCTCACCATCTGCCGCGAGATCATCGAACACTACGGCGGTAGAATCTGGGTCGAATCCGAAGTCGGTGTCGGCTCGACATTCATCTTCACGCTCCCGTCCGCGTCCTAG
- the rlmN gene encoding 23S rRNA (adenine(2503)-C(2))-methyltransferase RlmN, with translation MQNLIELTKNDLEAFVAEDLKEPRFRTEQIWQWLWQKRVRDIGAMTNLSKPLREKLATMANIVWPAIADVQTSRDGTVKFLLRMTDGALIETVLIPMQDRYSQCLSTQVGCAMACTFCNTGKLGFERNLTYGEILGQVLVGRQYLEDQGMNPLKNLVFMGMGEPLLNLDNLLKVLDDLPCERGLSLSWRRSMVSTVGFPDKLKILGEREVALPAISLHAPTQELRAKIMPKAAKVHLDDLMAALKAYPMRNRERITFEYLLLKDVNDSMEHADQLARLIDRRKGKINLIAYNATEGMPYDAPDRDRVEAFEKRLWDHGLTAFIRRSMGADIKAACGQLKADSQKD, from the coding sequence ATGCAGAACCTTATTGAGCTGACAAAAAACGATCTCGAAGCCTTTGTTGCCGAAGATCTCAAGGAACCCCGTTTCCGCACCGAGCAGATATGGCAGTGGCTGTGGCAGAAGCGCGTGCGCGATATCGGCGCCATGACCAACCTGTCCAAACCGTTGCGCGAAAAGCTCGCGACCATGGCGAATATCGTCTGGCCCGCCATCGCGGATGTCCAGACCAGCCGGGACGGTACGGTCAAGTTCCTGCTGCGGATGACCGACGGCGCGCTCATCGAGACCGTGCTCATTCCCATGCAGGACCGCTACTCGCAATGCCTGTCCACACAGGTGGGCTGTGCCATGGCCTGTACCTTCTGCAACACCGGAAAGCTCGGGTTCGAGCGGAACCTTACCTACGGGGAAATCCTCGGGCAGGTGCTCGTCGGCCGCCAGTACCTTGAAGATCAGGGCATGAACCCGCTCAAGAACCTCGTGTTCATGGGCATGGGCGAGCCGCTGCTCAACCTCGACAACCTGCTCAAGGTGCTGGATGACCTGCCGTGTGAACGCGGACTGTCCCTTTCATGGCGGCGTTCCATGGTGTCCACGGTAGGGTTCCCCGACAAGCTCAAGATTCTTGGTGAGCGTGAAGTGGCGCTCCCCGCCATTTCCCTTCATGCTCCCACGCAGGAGCTGCGCGCCAAGATCATGCCCAAGGCCGCCAAGGTCCATCTGGACGATCTCATGGCCGCGCTCAAGGCGTATCCCATGCGGAACCGCGAACGCATCACGTTCGAATACCTGTTGCTCAAGGACGTCAACGACTCCATGGAGCATGCCGATCAGTTGGCACGGCTCATCGACCGCAGAAAGGGCAAGATCAATCTCATCGCCTACAACGCCACCGAGGGTATGCCGTATGACGCGCCCGACCGTGATCGGGTCGAAGCATTCGAGAAGCGCCTCTGGGACCACGGTCTCACCGCATTCATCCGCCGCTCCATGGGCGCGGATATCAAGGCCGCCTGCGGGCAGTTGAAAGCGGACAGCCAGAAGGACTGA
- the thiE gene encoding thiamine phosphate synthase — protein sequence MKPTDLAVYLVTDRALCLGRSLEEVVAEAVAGGCTMVQLREKDADTGEFVELARALAARLNPLDIPLLINDRVDVALAAGVQGVHVGQSDMRVEDVRRLIGPDAILGLSVDTDEDIAAAQSLPVDYLGVGPVFPTQTKKDTRGAPWGPDGLRRAVATSKFPLVGIGGVNLDNAMEVAASGVDGVAVVSAICSASSPREATAELVKAVRAGQEKAGA from the coding sequence ATGAAGCCGACCGATTTAGCCGTTTATCTGGTCACGGACCGCGCGCTCTGTCTCGGGCGTTCTCTGGAAGAAGTGGTCGCCGAAGCCGTGGCGGGCGGCTGCACCATGGTGCAGCTCCGTGAAAAGGATGCGGATACCGGCGAATTCGTGGAGCTGGCCCGTGCTCTTGCTGCCCGACTCAACCCGCTCGACATCCCGCTGCTGATCAATGACCGCGTGGACGTGGCCCTTGCCGCCGGGGTTCAGGGGGTGCATGTGGGCCAGAGCGACATGCGCGTTGAAGACGTGCGCCGCCTGATCGGGCCGGATGCCATTCTGGGGCTGTCCGTGGATACCGACGAGGATATTGCCGCGGCCCAGTCCCTGCCCGTGGATTATCTCGGTGTCGGGCCGGTGTTCCCGACCCAGACAAAGAAGGACACCAGAGGCGCGCCATGGGGACCGGACGGCCTGCGTCGGGCCGTGGCAACGTCGAAATTTCCGCTGGTCGGCATCGGCGGTGTCAATCTGGACAATGCCATGGAAGTGGCGGCGTCCGGTGTGGACGGTGTGGCCGTGGTATCTGCCATTTGTTCGGCTTCGTCGCCCCGCGAGGCAACCGCCGAACTGGTCAAGGCGGTTCGCGCCGGACAGGAAAAAGCCGGGGCATAG
- the thiM gene encoding hydroxyethylthiazole kinase, with the protein MPASESMISAVWNDIRAVRETAPMVLNITNYVVTNNTANALLALGASPAMSHPVDDLPGLLDLSRALVVNLGTLQPDYIEGMHVAMARAVEQGKPIVLDPVAAGVNPLRTELPVELLEKYRPRILRGNASEIMVVAGDEGRPKGVDTLHGVEEAAAAAHALNKRYGCAVLISGEVDLVVHEGREARLKGGSDMMPRVTGLGCTCTALTGALAAVQEDPFQAALDTAAVMNMAGAMAAEISPGPGSLQMHFLDALYQIDEQVVADRLEVALS; encoded by the coding sequence ATGCCTGCTTCCGAATCCATGATTTCCGCTGTCTGGAACGACATCAGGGCCGTCCGCGAAACCGCGCCCATGGTGCTCAATATCACCAACTACGTCGTCACCAACAACACGGCCAATGCCCTGCTTGCGCTGGGAGCCTCTCCCGCCATGAGCCACCCTGTGGATGACCTTCCCGGCCTGCTGGACCTGTCCCGTGCGCTGGTTGTCAATCTGGGCACGCTTCAGCCGGATTACATCGAAGGCATGCACGTCGCCATGGCCCGGGCCGTGGAGCAGGGCAAGCCCATCGTGCTCGATCCCGTGGCCGCCGGAGTCAATCCGCTCCGCACGGAACTGCCCGTTGAACTGCTGGAAAAGTACCGGCCCCGGATACTTCGCGGCAATGCCTCGGAGATCATGGTCGTTGCCGGGGATGAGGGACGTCCCAAAGGCGTGGATACCCTGCACGGCGTGGAAGAGGCTGCTGCCGCGGCCCATGCGCTCAACAAGCGTTACGGCTGTGCCGTGCTGATCAGCGGGGAAGTCGATCTCGTGGTTCATGAAGGCCGCGAGGCCAGACTGAAGGGCGGCTCGGACATGATGCCCCGCGTCACGGGACTCGGCTGTACCTGCACCGCTCTGACCGGCGCGCTGGCAGCGGTTCAGGAAGACCCGTTCCAGGCCGCCTTGGACACTGCCGCGGTCATGAACATGGCAGGGGCCATGGCTGCCGAGATTTCTCCGGGACCGGGCAGTCTGCAAATGCATTTTCTGGACGCCCTGTACCAGATCGACGAACAGGTCGTGGCCGACCGGCTGGAGGTGGCGCTCTCATGA
- a CDS encoding MTH1187 family thiamine-binding protein has translation MSCVVTFTIFPMGKGGEESLSPYVARVIRIVEKSGIPYQLGAMGTVLEGEFDEIMAVIKKCHDALHEDNSRVYLTMAVDSKAGGEDRMTRKVKSVEERL, from the coding sequence ATGAGTTGTGTTGTAACGTTTACGATTTTTCCGATGGGCAAGGGGGGCGAAGAGTCGCTTTCGCCGTATGTCGCCCGGGTGATCCGGATAGTTGAGAAGTCCGGCATTCCCTACCAGCTGGGGGCCATGGGGACCGTTCTGGAAGGGGAGTTCGACGAGATCATGGCGGTCATCAAAAAGTGCCATGACGCCCTGCACGAGGACAACAGCCGGGTGTACCTGACCATGGCCGTTGATTCCAAGGCCGGGGGCGAGGACCGCATGACCCGAAAAGTGAAGAGTGTGGAGGAACGTCTCTGA